The following proteins are co-located in the Solanum pennellii chromosome 1, SPENNV200 genome:
- the LOC107024413 gene encoding uncharacterized protein LOC107024413 — protein MHDLWERCNAIGLGLIMNSASKDLVSTVIYGSDAYSVWEDLRERFDKINASRYFYQHKEIVTLCQGTMSISSYFSRLRELWDFLMGLNESYAHTKSQVLMTVPVPNVNQAYAMILNVESQRLNGGGMGSSSNDTSSETALMSNRMQSYAGSNNGHSTGLGSS, from the exons ATGCATGATCTGTGGGAAAGATGTAATGCAATTGGTCTTGGTCTGATCATGAATTCTGCGTCTAAGGACTTAGTTAGCACTGTAATCTACGGGTCAGATGCTTACAGTGTTTGGGAAGATCTGCGTGAAAGGTTTGATAAGATTAATGCCTCTAGATACTTTTATCAGCACAAAGAGATTGTTACTCTGTGCCAAGGGACTATGTCTATATCTAGCTATTTCTCTCGGTTAAGAGAGCTATGGGAT TTCCTAATGGGATTAAATGAGTCTTATGCACATACTAAGTCTCAAGTGTTAATGACAGTTCCGGTGCCAAATGTGAATCAGGCTTATGCAATGATATTGAATGTGGAAAGTCAAAGACTAAATGGTGGTGGCATGGGTTCTTCCTCTAATGACACATCATCAGAAACTGCTCTTATGAGCAATAGAATGCAATCTTATGCTGGTAGTAATAATGGCCACTCAACTGGACTAGGAAGTAGTTAG